In Daphnia pulex isolate KAP4 chromosome 7, ASM2113471v1, one genomic interval encodes:
- the LOC124197767 gene encoding uncharacterized protein LOC124197767 isoform X2 produces the protein MNELSSPWNGTQLTFVQQPGSNVDESSFFNVGYPKDAWYGEYEFLDQDVLLFKEVLLFYVIKSTIQDPITSETSQTFLKIPKQWLSKCKRYYLFPTINSSEPETNPENWASGLFQTSVYPNSSFMEWKLDEILNLNDPKKFRKASKRVKTFQADPKSVWIPSGSENLRGTSRQRIPKKFPDYELAVPNVTRTSRRPETSELVVEEGNRQAEIHHQQHHSSSVTVEAAVSDGPGPIVSSSVVPAGPIRAVLSHNSSSLNVRGIGNSSTTPSVEDGHQGDMLTETSLFVEESHQLPSVDYELNDDSRTISVLQSVRPKPYDLGFSDGYQEAFTMLDGFPGGSPTLPPQSKRPRLSSSDERCACYEEVMNMAKKINAIFKFVVAQEQKENPAPVQNYHDVIVKKFLSVDDDETGFKMLIPTDKPEVLSNINKLLKTNDQLSISLTLNLMDSYQSAASDVDAMIRAALLAILSEAGCNAMHWRKTTNLTGLKNMSHVLAVLKVAVDAYCTSKKFIQVSSRDFLLKVQVLRKNVAAVFRKKTGSLPPIVEKNRADGVNEEDESLEHVVNSLKNNIKNFVMPL, from the exons atgaatgaattaagTTCACCTTGGAATGGGACACAACTTACATTTGTCCAACAACCTGGGTCAAATGTAGATGaatcttcatttttt AACGTTGGATATCCAAAGGATGCCTGGTATGGGGAATATGAATTCCTTGATCAGGATGTTTTGCTGTTTAAAGAAGTTCTTCTATTTTATGTGATCAAGTCAACAATTCAAGATCCAATAACATCCGAGACAAGCCAAACATTTCTCAAAATTCCAAAACAATGGTTGTCAAAGTGTAAACGTTATTATCTTTTTCCAACAATCAATTCTTCAGAACCTGAAACAAACCCTGAAAATTGGGCATCTGGGCTCTTTCAAACAAGTGTCTATCCAAACAGTTCCTTTATGGAGTGGAAACTagatgaaattttaaatctaaatGATCCCA aaaaatttagaaaggCTTCCAAGAGAGTTAAAACATTCCAGGCTGACCCAAAAAGTGTTTGGATTCCATCTGGAAGTGAAAATTTAAGAGGAACATCCAGACAGAGAATCCCTAAGAAATTTCCCGATTACGAGCTAGCTGTCCCCAATGTTACTCGAACTTCACGCCGACCAG AAACTTCTGAATTAGTCGTCGAAGAAGGTAATCGACAAGCGGAAATACATCATCAGCAACATCATTCGTCGTCTGTGACTGTTGAGGCTGCCGTTTCCGACGGTCCCGGTCCAATTGTTTCATCGTCCGTCGTTCCAGCAGGTCCAATCCGTGCCGTCTTAagtcacaacagcagcagtttaAACGTCAGAGGCATCGGCAATAGTTCCACAACTCCATCCGTCGAGGACGGCCATCAAGGTGATATGCTTACGGAAACGTCTCTATTCGTCGAGGAGAGTCATCAACTGCCATCTGTCGACTATGAATTAAACG ATGATTCCCGAACTATATCAGTTCTTCAAAGCGTGAGACCAAAACCTTATGATCTAGGTTTTTCCGATGGATATCAAGAAGCATTCACGATGTTGGACGGCTTTCCTGGCGGATCGCCAACTCTTCCGCCTCAATCTAAAAGACCAAGATTGAGTTCTTCTGACGAGAgat GTGCTTGTTATGAAGAAGTCATGAATATGGCCAAGAAGATTAACGCTATTTTCAAGTTTGTTGTTGCACaggagcaaaaagaaaatcctgcTCCTGTGCAAAACTATCATGACGTGATCgtgaaaaaatttctctccgttgatgatgatgaaactgGATTTAAAATGCTTATACCAACAGATAAGCCGGAGGTTCTATCTAATATAAACAAACTTTTGAAGACCAATGATCAATTATCTATCAGCTTG acttTGAACCTAATGGATTCGTATCAGTCTGCTGCTTCCGATGTTGACGCCATGATAAGAGCTGCCCTTTTAGCCATTCTCAGCGAGGCTGGATGCAACGCGATGCATTGGCGAAAGACAACAAATCTAACTGGATTGAAAAACATGTCGCATGTATTGGCTGTGTTAAAAG tcgCAGTTGATGCATACTGCACATCTAAAAAATTCATCCAGGTGTCGTCAAGAGATTTCCTTTTGAAAGTACAGGTGCTACGGAAAAACGTGGCCGCCGTATTCCGGAAAAAAACTGGTTCCCTGCCACCAATAGTGGAAAAAAATAGAGCTGATGGGGTAAACGAAGAGGACGAGTCCCTAGAACACGTCGTtaatagtttaaaaaataatatcaaaaacTTTGTGATGCCCCTGTGA
- the LOC124197767 gene encoding uncharacterized protein LOC124197767 isoform X1 — MNELSSPWNGTQLTFVQQPGSNVDESSFFNVGYPKDAWYGEYEFLDQDVLLFKEVLLFYVIKSTIQDPITSETSQTFLKIPKQWLSKCKRYYLFPTINSSEPETNPENWASGLFQTSVYPNSSFMEWKLDEILNLNDPKKFRKASKRVKTFQADPKSVWIPSGSENLRGTSRQRIPKKFPDYELAVPNVTRTSRRPDEPTETSELVVEEGNRQAEIHHQQHHSSSVTVEAAVSDGPGPIVSSSVVPAGPIRAVLSHNSSSLNVRGIGNSSTTPSVEDGHQGDMLTETSLFVEESHQLPSVDYELNDDSRTISVLQSVRPKPYDLGFSDGYQEAFTMLDGFPGGSPTLPPQSKRPRLSSSDERCACYEEVMNMAKKINAIFKFVVAQEQKENPAPVQNYHDVIVKKFLSVDDDETGFKMLIPTDKPEVLSNINKLLKTNDQLSISLTLNLMDSYQSAASDVDAMIRAALLAILSEAGCNAMHWRKTTNLTGLKNMSHVLAVLKVAVDAYCTSKKFIQVSSRDFLLKVQVLRKNVAAVFRKKTGSLPPIVEKNRADGVNEEDESLEHVVNSLKNNIKNFVMPL, encoded by the exons atgaatgaattaagTTCACCTTGGAATGGGACACAACTTACATTTGTCCAACAACCTGGGTCAAATGTAGATGaatcttcatttttt AACGTTGGATATCCAAAGGATGCCTGGTATGGGGAATATGAATTCCTTGATCAGGATGTTTTGCTGTTTAAAGAAGTTCTTCTATTTTATGTGATCAAGTCAACAATTCAAGATCCAATAACATCCGAGACAAGCCAAACATTTCTCAAAATTCCAAAACAATGGTTGTCAAAGTGTAAACGTTATTATCTTTTTCCAACAATCAATTCTTCAGAACCTGAAACAAACCCTGAAAATTGGGCATCTGGGCTCTTTCAAACAAGTGTCTATCCAAACAGTTCCTTTATGGAGTGGAAACTagatgaaattttaaatctaaatGATCCCA aaaaatttagaaaggCTTCCAAGAGAGTTAAAACATTCCAGGCTGACCCAAAAAGTGTTTGGATTCCATCTGGAAGTGAAAATTTAAGAGGAACATCCAGACAGAGAATCCCTAAGAAATTTCCCGATTACGAGCTAGCTGTCCCCAATGTTACTCGAACTTCACGCCGACCAG atgAACCAACAGAAACTTCTGAATTAGTCGTCGAAGAAGGTAATCGACAAGCGGAAATACATCATCAGCAACATCATTCGTCGTCTGTGACTGTTGAGGCTGCCGTTTCCGACGGTCCCGGTCCAATTGTTTCATCGTCCGTCGTTCCAGCAGGTCCAATCCGTGCCGTCTTAagtcacaacagcagcagtttaAACGTCAGAGGCATCGGCAATAGTTCCACAACTCCATCCGTCGAGGACGGCCATCAAGGTGATATGCTTACGGAAACGTCTCTATTCGTCGAGGAGAGTCATCAACTGCCATCTGTCGACTATGAATTAAACG ATGATTCCCGAACTATATCAGTTCTTCAAAGCGTGAGACCAAAACCTTATGATCTAGGTTTTTCCGATGGATATCAAGAAGCATTCACGATGTTGGACGGCTTTCCTGGCGGATCGCCAACTCTTCCGCCTCAATCTAAAAGACCAAGATTGAGTTCTTCTGACGAGAgat GTGCTTGTTATGAAGAAGTCATGAATATGGCCAAGAAGATTAACGCTATTTTCAAGTTTGTTGTTGCACaggagcaaaaagaaaatcctgcTCCTGTGCAAAACTATCATGACGTGATCgtgaaaaaatttctctccgttgatgatgatgaaactgGATTTAAAATGCTTATACCAACAGATAAGCCGGAGGTTCTATCTAATATAAACAAACTTTTGAAGACCAATGATCAATTATCTATCAGCTTG acttTGAACCTAATGGATTCGTATCAGTCTGCTGCTTCCGATGTTGACGCCATGATAAGAGCTGCCCTTTTAGCCATTCTCAGCGAGGCTGGATGCAACGCGATGCATTGGCGAAAGACAACAAATCTAACTGGATTGAAAAACATGTCGCATGTATTGGCTGTGTTAAAAG tcgCAGTTGATGCATACTGCACATCTAAAAAATTCATCCAGGTGTCGTCAAGAGATTTCCTTTTGAAAGTACAGGTGCTACGGAAAAACGTGGCCGCCGTATTCCGGAAAAAAACTGGTTCCCTGCCACCAATAGTGGAAAAAAATAGAGCTGATGGGGTAAACGAAGAGGACGAGTCCCTAGAACACGTCGTtaatagtttaaaaaataatatcaaaaacTTTGTGATGCCCCTGTGA
- the LOC124196723 gene encoding uncharacterized protein LOC124196723 — MFQCSIQLAEHQQKSLDMMSARIPSLSFTILFVFLFAEILCMPQYNEYNTVGIRSNPSCWPPYVYGNCAPLLTSSSSIHTQDQNVGYYGARPYDSSSASIWFKPKPPPCPRNYARNRSGYCVIPTYG, encoded by the exons ATGTTTCAGTGTTCAATTCAACTTGCCGAGCACCAGCAGAAGTCTCTCGACATGATGTCTGCCAGGATTCCCAGTTTGtcttttactattttattcgttttcctCTTTGCTGAAATATTATGTATGCCACAGTACAACGAGTACAACACTGTAGGCATACGGAG TAATCCGTCTTGTTGGCCGCCATATGTATACGGAAATTGTGCCCCTCTTCTtactagcagcagcagtatccACACCCAA GATCAAAACGTAGGGTACTATGGCGCACGCCCCTATGACTCTAGTTCGGCTTCCATTTGGTTCAAACCAAAGCCGCCTCCCTGTCCGAGGAATTATGCGCGTAATCGATCAGGTTATTGCGTTATTCCAACGTATGGTTAG
- the LOC124197636 gene encoding proline-rich protein 11-like, whose translation MQKPPYLSNKKWNKKFQKNVKKFQNLVHPSNEDRIEKPSGLLVDHLISGTTLLKKCTVFLCLLSFVKEAFSYVFVKFIQIINDCRTQEITIVKDLEVRLEKLEKKLKENVEEIQSLRLQVAEHTERLEKLNNQEKTTNMGFLLDKSKLQLADIPTSSIQLPVLPPAPVPFSTSLAPPPPPPPPPPFGALGVKNQLVLKNTSAVRKPSQKPQTMRPAISLEDIISVKLKKTPFAQRNERLTKLTPSNELHRISLEALRSVKLKKTPALLKETSPVKSKSPKGKIRHVLRRLPITLSPGGTPKGGRSNVIYDQDDMTPVMTRALLKRFDAFQMSPDSEENKENDVQFM comes from the exons atgcaaaaacCACCATATTTATCAAATAAGAAGTGgaacaaaaagtttcaaaagaatgtgaaaaaatttcaaaatcttgtgcATCCATCAAATGAAGACAGAATCGAGAAACCTTCTGGTCTACTAGTTGATCATTTGATTTCAGGAACCACCCTACTTAAAAAATGTACAGTTTTCTTATGCCTTTTGAGCTTTGTGAAGGAGGCTTTCAGTTATGTTTTTGtgaaattcattcaaatcatCAATGATTGCAGAACTCAAGAAATTACTATAGTGAAAGATCTAGAAGTGAGActtgaaaaattagaaaaaaaacttaaagaaaatgttgaagaaattcAGTCCCTTCGGCTGCAAGTTGCCGAACACACGGAAAGACTAGAAAAACTTAACAATCAAGAAAAGACGACAAATATGGGGTTTCTTTTAGATAAATCGAAGCTTCAATTGGCAGACATCCCTACTTCTTCCATACAATTACCAGTTCTTCCACCTGCTCCAGTTCCCTTTTCTACTAGTCTTGctcctccacctcctcctccaccaccaccaccatttgGGGCATTGGGTGTAAAAAACCAACTAGTTTTAAAGAACACTTCTGCTGTAAGGAAACCGTCTCAGAAACCGCAAACGATGAGACCTGCCATAAGTCTTGAAGATATCATCAgcgtaaaattgaaaaaaactccATTTGCTCAACGGAATGAAAGG CTAACAAAGTTGACACCCTCGAACGAGTTACACCGAATATCACTTGAAGCTCTCCGATCAGTAAAACTGAAGAAAACCCCTGCGTTGTTGAAAGAAACTAGTCCCGTTAAGTCAAAATCACCAAAAGG taaaatACGTCATGTTCTTCGACGTCTTCCCATAACTTTAAGTCCTGGAGGAACTCCAAAAGGAGGACGATCAAATGTGATATATGATCAAGATGACATGACCCCAGTCATGACACGCGCTTTGCTTAAGCGTTTTGATGCATTTCAAATGAGCCCAGATTCTGAAGAGAATAAGGAAAACGATGTTCAATTCATGTAA